The Vespa velutina chromosome 4, iVesVel2.1, whole genome shotgun sequence genome has a window encoding:
- the LOC124948668 gene encoding dynein axonemal heavy chain 10 isoform X4 has translation MSDQKIGLMEGFTLENMFAMDLGKYQEIAQSIVTNAVKELAIEKGVKEIADIWKSTEFTVIPHFKGFEDRGFVLGPIEELNQILEDNMLNVSSMAGSQFIGPFLNIVQKWEITMHTISEVLELWIELQRKWLYLEGIFVGGDIRLQLPDEARKFDDIDKAYRKIMTDTARKLNVHDCCTVQGRKDEFMSMIAGLDRCQKSLTDYLNSKRIIFPRFSFISDDELLSILGSSNPSVIQEHIGKMFDNLDKLNLTLDEKKRTIVTALVSCEKEIMEFKNSVLAEGNIENWMVLVLNEMKASNRYLTKKAVYDYGKIRRPRSEWILDFQGMMILAADQIWWTAEVENVFNKISMGKKQAMKEYLQQLNNQLDEVISLMGGDLLTNNDRKKLDALLTIDVHMRDIVEGFVRDNIIDAVEFEWESQLRFYWVHDLDNMWINQCTGSFEYGYEYMGLNGRLVVTPLTDRIYLTLTQALSMQLGGAPAGPAGTGKTETTKDLAKAIGLLCLVTNCGEGMDYVAIGKTLGGLVQCGAWGCFDEFNRIDISVLSVISTQLQTIRSALQMRSKYFMFEGYDIPLDTKVGIFITMNPGYAGRTELPESVKALFRPVVCVVPDNELICQIKLFSAGFLTAKVLAKKMTVLHKLAEEQLSKQTHYDFGLRAMKSVLNMAGQLKRTSGDLAENLVLMRALRDMNLPKFIYDDVPLFLGLIKDLFPDLDCPRIEYPNFNKAVIMMLEENNYIVLNEQVEKIIQLYEVMMGRHSTMVVGPTGGGKTVIIEILCMAQTYLNIRTKLYILNPKACTVIELYGILDPITREWTDGLLSNIFREVNKALDSEQEEKKYILFDGDVDALWIENMNSVMDDNKLLTLPNQERIKLQNHCNLLFEVGDLQYASPATVSRAGMVYVDPKNLGYQPYIDKWIKTKNEKDQEFLARMCEKYVHGALNLIIEGMLGLQRVKPLHMIISQTSLNMVIQLAYVFDGLLQAEEEIVESKSYLMDQDEQPVHYEYTTSREDQLEAMYIQSCYCSLGASLIEDSRKSFDDYMKKTSGFMLVEDTSEKPATIRFIPILFNTLYEYFLDMQKKIWIPWKWLVPSYIHDRLKNFSEILVPTEDTLRAIWFITLMNNLQRPTLLVGETGTSKTAIIHDFLRRIDSEKYNKLSINFSSRTTSMDVQKNIESAVEKRSREIYGPPPGKKLIIFMDDMNMPIVDTYGTQQPIAFLKLLFERGGLYGRGKDLNWKYIKDICYLAAMGKPGGGRNEVDPRFISMFSVYNVTFPMKQTLQYIYKSILNGHLEIFSEEVQSTIDNIVHITLELYQIVLTELLPTPSKFHYIFNMRDISRIMAGVVQSHPDYFPTADRFVRLWRNEFTRVICDRLITEDDQNLIKEEVTSKIKDTWEEEPTLIEYTLRDPLLFGDFRNACYEEEPRYYEDLLDYEAVYNLLMEIYEEYNERNITKLQMVLFNDALEHLTRIHRILRMHRGHALVVGTSGSGKQSVIRLASFAANCPVFEINLSRGYNENMFRDDLKRLYNIIGVENKKIVFLFTASHIVDESFLELINNMLMTGLVATLFTDEEKDIIITSCRDTALTAGFDVTKLDINELSTLTFSFGTYYKEHASMMLFVSFRESVWAYFEKTCIGNLCIALSMNPAGDLLRIRCRNYPGLVNSTTIDWMFPWPDQALIAVANVTLRDNPNLPQEYREDIVLHMVHVHKSVGQYTADFLTTLRRRNYVTPKDYLDFINTFLRLLIEKRDYINAQCDRLSGGLQKIDEASITLAELNDILAVQRVKVADQTKNCEQLLSSIGESTDIAMEKKEQSVDKQREIEEKKKIIAKEESEAKTALTAAQPALDAARLALGELDKSDITEIRSFATPPKPVQIVSECVAILRGVKDISWKGAKGMMSDPSFLRLLQEMNCEQITHKQQQAVRAHLRKSTKMDQMESISRAGYGLYKFVLAVLDYCAVYREVKPKIERVQMLEIESEKAQRALEKEERELKRIETIIKELNIKYESAMAERQKLQEETNLLQRRLIAADKLIGGLSSENIRWQKELKGLHEEEEKIIGNSLLSSGFLAYCGPFSYEFRNNMIYNDWLRSIIERKIPLSQPFNIQTQLSDDVEISKWTSEGLPPDELSVQNGILTLKASRFPLCIDPQQQALEWIKRKERNKNLKIISFADADFLKQVELAIKYGLPILFQDVDEIDPVLYNVLSKNIQSIAGRTFVILGSKEVDYDPRFRIYLTTKMSNPDFNPAVYSKAIVINYTVTTAGLEDQLLSVVVRTERPDIEEQRERLIAEISENKNLLKQLEDSLLREIAMNQGNMLDNIDLIETLENTKSSASEVTTKLFLGEVTAVDLNKLRDGYRPVAKRGAILFFVLAKMPTVNRMYQYSLNSYVEVFVFSLKKSLPDPTLVRRLNNIIPILTKNVYDYGCTGIFEKHKILYSFKICIDIEGSVGNITPQQLDFFIKGCVTTKISSRVNPTTWLATSGWEDLLKLSNDFPETFASLPDDITKNSDHWKDWYDMDDPELQEFPSNYSTVLRPFEKLMLIRCFRVDRVYRAVINYIIEVMGEEYVTPPHISLDLIFEQSTAMMPIIFILSPGSDPTSQLMKLAERYGFGVGKFKYLSLGQNQEKNAIELLETAIFRGQWLMLQNCHLLLNFIKELENRLDNLEKPHPDFRLWLTTDPTPNFPIGILQQSLKVVTEPPNGLKLNLQNTYLKMPPQILENCDHPAYKHLIYVLAFYHAVIQERRKYDKIGWNINYDFNESDFNVCTSILETYLTKALRSNDPRIPWKSLKYLIGEVMYGGRVTDSYDRRVSETYMNEFFGDFLFDTFQPFHFYYDDYVDYVIPPEGDYDEYLNFIEELPLVNTPAVFGLHSNAEIGYFTQATRELWANLIELQPQTAVSITGISKEEFIDNIAKEILERIPLEFDLSKIRRTFGVDITPSTIVLFQELERVNKLISTISKTLSQLRKAIAGEIGMDSTLDNISIALYNGVLPKEWLKLAPDTRKNLANWMDHFQKRIIQYTDWSGINEPVVMWLSGLHVPETYLAALVQITCRKNNWPLDHSLIYTTVTKYTRVDAIEERPEQGCYIHGLYLEGARWDIEENCLKRSYPKILTEELPILLVIPIQAHRLKLQNTVKTPVYTTSNRRNPMGKGLIFEADLSTEEHISHWILQGVCLLLNTD, from the exons atgaGTGACCAAAAGATTGGTTTAATGGAAGG GTTTACATTAGAAAATATGTTTGCCATGGATTTGGGAAAGTATCAGGAGATAGCGCAGAGCATAGTGACAAATGCTGTGAAGGAATTAGCAATAGAAAAGGGAGTAAAAGAAATAGCAGACATTTGGAAAAGCACGGAATTTACCGTAATACCACATTTTAAAG gaTTTGAAGATCGTGGATTCGTTCTCGGTCCCATTGAAGAGCTTAATCAAATTTTAGAAGATAATATGTTGAATGTGAGCAGTATGGCAGGCTCACAATTTATTGGACCCTTCCTTAATATAGTTCAGAAATGGGAAATTACTATGCATACGATATCAGAAGTATTGGAACTATGGATAGAACTTCAACGAAAGTGGCTGTATTTGGAGGGTATTTTTGTGGGAGGCGATATTCGATTACAACTTCCAGACGAGGCCAGAAAATTTGATGATATTGACAAAGCATACAGAAAGATTATGACTGATACTGCAAGGAAATTAAATGTCCATGATTGCTGTACCGTTCAAG GAAGAAAGGATGAATTTATGTCCATGATTGCTGGGCTTGATAGATGTCAGAAGTCACTGACTGATTATTTGAACAGcaaacgaattatttttccaaGGTTTAGTTTCATCAGTGATGATGAATTACTGAGCATTCTTGGTAGCAGTAATCCATCAGTGATTCAAGAACATATTGGCAAAATGTTTGATAACTTAGATAAGTTAAATCTAActttagatgaaaaaaaaagaactatagtTACTGCCCTTGTATCATGCGAAAAAGAGATCATGGAATTTAAGAATTCTGTGCTTGCTGAAGGAAATATAGAAAACTGGATGGTTTTGGttttgaatgaaatgaaagcatctaatcgatatttaacaaaaaaagcaGTCTACGATTATGGAAAA ATTAGACGTCCAAGATCTGAATGGATATTGGATTTTCAAGGAATGATGATACTTGCTGCTGATCAAATCTGGTGGACTGCTGAAGTGGAAAatgttttcaataaaatatcgatggGAAAGAAACAAGCTATGAAAGAA tATCTGCAACAACTGAACAATCAACTTGATGAAGTGATATCCCTAATGGGAGGTGATTTGCTtacaaataatgatagaaaaaaattggatGCCTTATTAACGATTGATGTACACATGCGTGACATAGTTGAAGGTTTTGTGagagataatattatagaCGCAGTGGAGTTCGAATGGGAAAGTCAGTTAAG ATTTTACTGGGTACACGATCTTGACAATATGTGGATAAATCAATGTACGGGATCTTTCGAATATGGATATGAATATATGGGTCTTAATGGACGATTAGTAGTGACACCTTTAACAGATAGGATATATTTAACCCTTACTCAAGCATTGTCAATGCAATTGGGTGGTGCACCTGCTG gTCCTGCTGGTACTGGAAAAACTGAAACAACAAAAGATTTAGCCAAAGCCATAGGTCTATTATGTCTTGTTACAAATTGTGGAGAGGGAATGGATTATGTTGCAATAGGAAAAACATTGGGTGGACTAGTTCAGTGTGGAGCATGGGGCTGTTTCGATGAATTTAATCGCATTGATATTTCTGTATTATCTGTTATATCGACCCAACTACAAACTATACGCTCGGCATTGCAAATGAGAAGTAAATATTTCATG tTCGAAGGTTATGATATTCCCTTGGATACAAAAGTGGGCATATTTATTACTATGAATCCTGGATATGCTGGTCGAACGGAATTACCAGAATCCGTTAAGGCCCTCTTCAGACCGGTAGTATGTGTAGTGCCAGATAATGAATTGATTTGTCAAATCAAACTCTTCAGTGCTGGTTTCCTAACGGCCAAAGTTCTAGCGAAAAAGATGACTGTTTTACACAAATTGGCAGAAGAACAACTTAGCAAACAAACACATTATGATTTTGGGTTAAGAGCTATGAAATCTGTACTTAATATGGCTGGacaattaaaaagaacatCTGGCGATTTAGCAGAGAATCTTGTCTTAATGAGAGCTCTCAGGGATATGAATCTTcctaaatttatatatgacgATGTACCGTTATTTTTGGGTCTCATTAAAGACTTATTTCCTGATCTTGACTGTCCCAGAATAGAATATCCAAACTTTAATAAAGCTGTGATCATGATgttggaagaaaataattatattgttttaaacGAACAA gttgaaaaaattattcaacttTATGAAGTCATGATGGGTAGACATTCAACAATGGTTGTTGGTCCTACAGGAGGTGGAAAaactgttattatcgaaatattatgtATGGCCCAAACTTACTTGAATATTCGCACCAAGCTTTACATCTTAAATCCaaag GCATGCACTGTGATTGAGTTATACGGTATACTAGATCCAATAACACGCGAATGGACGGATGGTCTTCTTAGTAATATTTTTCGCGAAGTCAATAAAGCTCTTGATTccgaacaagaagaaaaaaaatacatattatttgaTGGGGATGTCGATGCATTGTGGATTGAGAATATGAATTCAGTAATGGATGACAACAAACTTTTGACTTTGCCTAATCAAGAAAGGATAAAACTACAAAACCATTGTAATCTTCTTTTTGAg gtaggTGATTTGCAATATGCATCCCCCGCTACTGTGTCAAGAGCTGGTATGGTTTATGTAGATCCAAAAAACTTGGGTTATCAACCATATATCGACAAATGgataaaaactaaaaatgaaaaggaccAAGAATTCCTTGCTCGAATGTGTGAAAAATATGTACACGGGGCACTTAATCTTATTATAGAAGGAATGTTGGGATTGCAAAGAGTAAAACCGCTTCACATGATTATATCTCAAACGAGTTTAAACATG GTAATTCAACTTGCATACGTATTCGATGGATTGCTACAGGCTGAAGAGGAAATTGTAGAAAGCAAGTCTTATTTAATGGATCAAGATGAACAGCCGGTTCATTATGAATATACTACAAGCAGAGAGGATCAACTAGAAGCTATGTATATTCAGTCATGTTATTGTTCCTTAGGAGCTTCTTTAATAGAGGATTCTAGAAAGAGTTTCGacgattatatgaaaaaaactTCTGGTTTTATGCTCGTCGAAGATACGAGTGAAAAACCAGCAACGATAC GATTTATTCCAATTCTATTCAATAcattatacgaatattttttggacatgcaaaagaaaatatggatACCATGGAAATGGCTTGTACCTTCGTATATTCACGATCGACTAAAGAACTTTTCGGAGATATTAGTGCCAACTGAAGACACACTTCGAGCAATATGGTTTATTACTCTAATGAATAATCTACAAAGGCCTACACTTTTGGTTGGTGAAACTGGTACCTCCAAAACGGCGATAATTCACGATTTTTTAAGGCGCATCGATTCCGAAAAATAT AACAAATTATCTATCAATTTCTCATCGAGAACAACTTCGATGGACGTgcagaaaaatattgaatcggCTGTGGAAAAACGATCCAGAGAAATATATGGGCCACCCCCAggaaaaaagttaattattttcatggaTGATATGAATATGCCGATAGTGGACACGTATGGGACTCAACAACCCATTGCATTTCTTAAGTTACTATTTGAAAGGGGTGGCCTTTACGGCCGTGGAAAAGATCTAAActggaaatatataaaagacattt GCTACTTAGCCGCAATGGGGAAACCAGGTGGTGGAAGAAACGAGGTCGATCCGCGATTCATTTCGATGTTTTCAGTTTACAATGTCACTTTCCCTATGAAACAAACgcttcaatatatttataagagtaTTTTAAATGGGCatctagaaatattttcagaaGAAGTACAATCTACTATAGATAACATCGTTCATATTACGTTGGAACTTTATCAG ATAGTTTTAACGGAATTATTGCCCACGCCgtcaaaatttcattatatcttcAATATGCGAGATATTTCAAGAATAATGGCAGGTGTAGTTCAAAGTCATCCAGATTACTTTCCAACTGCAGACCGATTCGTTCGGCTTTGGAGAAATGAATTTACAAGAGTCATATGTGATAGATTAATAACCGAGGAT GAtcagaatttaataaaagaagaggtAACAAGCAAGATAAAGGATACCTGGGAAGAAGAACCTACATTAATTGAGTACACATTAAGGGATCCATTGCTCTTTGGAGACTTTAGAAATGCCTGTTATGAGGAAGAGCCAAGATATTATGAGGATCTGTTAGATTACGAAGCTGTGTATAATCTGCTTATGGAA ATTTACGAAGAATATAACGAAaggaatattacaaaattgcAAATGGTTCTTTTTAATGATGCGTTAGAACATCTTACAAGAATTCATCGTATTCTTAGGATGCACCGTGGCCACGCCCTCGTAGTAGGCACCAGTGGTAGTGGGAAACAGTCAGTGATAAGGCTTGCCTCGTTCGCTGCTAACTGTCCAGTCTTCGAGATCAACTTAAGTCGGGGatacaatgaaaatatgtttcgCGATGATTTGAAGAGATTGTACAATATAATCGGCGtcgagaataagaaaattgtatttttgttCACTGCTTCTCACATCGTAGATGAAAGTTTTTTGGAATTGATCAATAATATGCTTATGACGGGTCTAGTGGCTACTCTTTTTACCGACGAAGAGAaggatattattatcacttcGTGTAGAGATACTGCTTTGACGGCTGGTTTTGATGTTACGAAGTTAGATATAAATGAACTTTCAACTCTTACTTTCTCCTTCGGTACTTATTACAAAGAACACGCAAGTATGAtgttgtttgtttcttttaggGAAAGTGTATGGGCATATTTTGAAAAGACATGTATCGGCAATTTATGCATTGCCTTATCTATGAATCCTGCTGGTGATTTATTGAGAATACGCTGTCGTAATTATCCTGGTTTGGTGAACAGTACTACCATAGATTGGATGTTTCCATGGCCAGATCAGGCGCTGATAGCGGTAGCTAATGTTACTTTAAGAGAT AATCCAAATCTGCCGCAAGAATATAGAGAAGACATAGTGTTACACATGGTGCACGTTCACAAGTCCGTTGGACAATATACCGCAGATTTTCTAACGACATTAAGACGAAGAAATTACGTCACACCAAAAGATTAtcttgattttataaatacatttttgcgtttgttaatcgaaaaaagagaTTATATTAATGCACAATGTGATCGTCTGTCCGGAG GTTTACAAAAGATCGACGAAGCGTCAATCACTTTAGCCGAATTGAATGATATTTTGGCTGTGCAAAGAGTTAAAGTAGCCGACCAAACGAAGAATTGTGAACAATTATTAAGTTCGATTGGTGAAAGTACGGATATTGcaatggagaaaaaagaacaaagtgTGGATAAGCAAAGGGAAattgaggagaaaaaaaagatcattgcCAAAGAAGAATCTGAAGCCAAAACAGCTCTTACTGCGGCTCAGCCCGCTTTAGACGCTGCGAGATTGGCTCTTGGGGAACTCGATAAATCGGACATCACCGAAATAag ATCATTTGCCACGCCTCCAAAGCCGGTGCAAATTGTTTCTGAATGTGTTGCCATATTAAGAGGTGTTAAGGATATATCTTGGAAAGGAGCAAAGGGTATGATGAGTGATCCAAGTTTTTTAAGGTTGCTACAAGAAATGAATTGTGAACAGATTACACATAAACAGCAACAAGCTGTCAGAGCACACTTAAGAAAGTCCACGAAGATGGATCAAATGGAGTCAATTAGCAGAGCTGGATATGGTCTTTATAAATTTGTGTTGGCTGTGTTAGATTACTGCGCAGTTTACAGAGAA GTCAAACCCAAAATAGAAAGGGTCCAAATGCTAGAAATTGAATCTGAAAAGGCACAAAGAgctttagaaaaagaagaacgggAATTGAAACGAAttgaaacgattataaaagaattgaatattaaatatgaatctGCCATGGCGGAAAGACAGAAACTTCAAGAAGAAACGAATCTTTTGCAACGCAGGCTAATTGCCGCCGACAAATTAATCGGCGGTCTCTCGTCGGAAAATATTCGTTGGCAAAAAGAACTGAAAGGGTTacacgaggaagaagaaaagataattggAAATAGTCTCCTTTCTTCAGGATTTCTCGCCTACTGTGGGCCATTTTCATACGAATTCAGAAACAATATGATTTACAATGACTGGCTGAGAAGCatcatagaaagaaagataccgCTTTCGCAACCGTTTAATATACAGACACAGCTTAGCGACGATGTGGAGATCAGCAA ATGGACCTCGGAAGGGCTCCCGCCGGATGAGCTTTCCGTACAAAATGGTATCCTAACGTTGAAAGCTTCAAGATTCCCATTGTGCATTGATCCTCAGCAACAAGCATTAGAgtggattaaaagaaaagagcgaAATAAAAACTTGAAGATTATTTCTTTCGCCGATGCAGATTTTTTGAAACAAGTCGAACTGGCAATAAAATATGGTTTgccaattttatttcaagatgTTGACGAAATCGATCCTGTtctatataatgttttatcgaaaaaCATTCAAT CGATAGCAGGACGAACCTTTGTTATATTGGGTTCTAAAGAAGTCGATTACGATCCACGGTTTCGCATATACTTAACGACCAAAATGTCGAATCCTGACTTTAATCCTGCCGTCTATTCGAAAGCCATTGTCATAAACTACACGGTAACTACTGCC GGTCTAGAAGATCAATTGTTGTCAGTAGTAGTGAGGACCGAACGACCAGATATCGAAGAACAACGTGAAAGGCTTATAGCTGAaataagtgaaaataaaaatttgctcAAACAATTAGAGGACAGTCTTTTACGAGAAATCGCTATGAATCAGGGCAATATGCTGGATAACATTGACTTAATCGAAACATTAGAAAATACCAAATCGAGCGCTAGCGAAGTAACAACGAAACTATTTCTTGGTGAAGTCACAGCggttgatttaaataaattacgagACGGTTATCGGCCAGTAGCAAAAAGAGGggctattttattttttgttttagctAAAATGCCAACGGTGAATAGGATGTATCAATATTCCTTGAACAGCTACGTCGAagttttcgtattttctttaaaaaaatctttaccaGATCCAACTTTGGTCAGGCGTCTTAATAACATTATTCCAATATTGACAAAAAATGTTTATGATTATGGTTGTACAGGAATATTTGAAAAGCACAAGATTCTTTATTCATTCAAGATCTGTATAGATATAGAAGGAAGTGTCGGTAATATAACACCGCAACAATtggatttttttatcaaaggaTGCGTTACTACTAAGATATCAAGTAGAGTCAACCCTACTACATGGCTAGCTACCAGTGGGTGGGAAGACCTATTGAAATTATCTAATGATTTTCCTGAAACTTTTGCAAGTCTACCTGATGACATTACGAAAAATAGTGACCACTGGAAAGAT tGGTATGACATGGATGATCCAGAATTACAAGAATTTCCTTCTAATTATTCCACCGTATTAAGGCCAttcgaaaaattaatgttaatacgATGTTTTCGTGTGGATCGAGTCTATCGTGCcgtcattaattatataatcgaaGTTATGGGTGAAGAATATGTAACGCCACCCCATATCAGCTTGGATTTAATTTTTGAACAATCCACTGCTATGATgccaatcatttttattttaagccCTGGTTCGGATCCTACTTCTCAGCTAATGAAACTGGCAGAACGATATGGTTTCGGTGTTGGAAAATTCAAATACTTATCGCTTGGTCAAAATCAAGAGAAG AATGCAATAGAATTATTAGAAACAGCTATATTCAGGGGACAATGGTTAATGTTACAAAattgtcatttattattaaatttcatcaaagaattagaaaatcgTTTAGACAATCTAGAGAAACCACATCCTGATTTTCGCCTATGGCTTACTACTGATCCAACTCCCAATTTTCCAATAGGGATTTTGCAACAATCTTTAAAAG TTGTTACAGAGCCACCAAACGGTTTAAAacttaatttacaaaatacttATCTGAAAATGCCACCGCAGATTCTGGAAAATTGTGATCATCCTGCCTATAAACATCTTATTTATGTACTAGCATTCTATCACGCGGTTATAcag gaaagaagaaaatatgataaaattggatggaatataaattatgattttaacGAATCAGATTTTAATGTATGTACTTCTATATTAGAGACTTACTTGACCAAAGCTTTAAGGTCTAATGATCCAAGAATACCATGGAAAAGTTTAAAATACTTAATAGGAGAA GTAATGTATGGTGGTAGAGTAACTGACAGTTATGATCGTCGAGTGTCGGAGACttatatgaatgaattttttggTGATTTCCTATTTGATACCTTTCAaccttttcatttctattatgACGACTACGTTGATTATGTCATACCACCAGAAGGGGATTACGACGAGtatttaaatttcatcgaAGAATTACCTTTGGTTAATACCCCAGCGGTTTTTGGTCTTCATTCTAACGCAGAAATTGGTTACTTTACTCAAGCTACTAGAGAGTTGTGGGCCAATTTAATAGAGCTACAGCCACAAACAG cTGTTAGCATAACGGGAATCagtaaagaagaatttatagATAACATAGCAAAAGAAATTCTTGAAAGGATACCCCTAGAATTTGATTTaagtaaaataagaagaacTTTTGGAGTGGATATCACCCCATCGACAATTGTGCTCTTTCAAGAATTAGAAAGGGTGAATAAATTGATAAGTACAATTTCAAAGACACTTTCTCAGCTACGAAAG GCTATCGCTGGAGAAATA